In a genomic window of Pseudoglutamicibacter albus:
- a CDS encoding NAD(P)-dependent oxidoreductase, with protein MSAAVRETESMKIAFLGTGRMGTELARKLLADHDVTVWNRSAERAQPLVDEGAVLAESAADAVAGADIVVSCLFGPDVVREVITGAGLIPDGVPWLDATTVGLADAREFAAAVPSYVATPVVGTLGPARAGKLGVYVGSPDEGLRTRAADVVAVWADPARLRPVDTAEKATAGKLLANLALAVSAQGLREALTLGAAAGLDGSATLDMLDSTGLAFIANMKRPFVEGERESSPGDFTVDAIAKDARLMLDAVAGSERFGELYEQGAVDADAFDANMPAVRAALGSLDAAQETGRGDRDFSTIFVDSAE; from the coding sequence GTGAGCGCCGCAGTGCGAGAGACTGAAAGCATGAAGATTGCTTTTCTTGGTACTGGCCGGATGGGCACCGAGCTTGCCCGTAAGTTGCTCGCTGATCACGATGTGACGGTGTGGAACCGCTCCGCCGAGCGTGCCCAGCCGCTGGTTGATGAGGGTGCCGTGCTCGCTGAGTCTGCCGCTGATGCGGTGGCTGGCGCGGACATCGTGGTTTCATGCTTGTTTGGCCCGGATGTGGTGCGTGAGGTCATCACGGGCGCGGGCTTGATCCCGGATGGTGTCCCGTGGCTTGATGCCACGACGGTGGGGCTGGCTGATGCACGTGAGTTCGCTGCCGCGGTCCCGAGCTATGTCGCAACCCCGGTGGTGGGCACGCTGGGTCCGGCGCGTGCCGGCAAGCTCGGCGTGTATGTGGGCTCCCCGGATGAGGGCCTGCGCACCCGGGCCGCCGATGTGGTGGCTGTGTGGGCTGATCCGGCGCGTTTGCGTCCGGTCGATACTGCCGAGAAGGCTACCGCTGGTAAATTGCTGGCTAACCTCGCGTTGGCGGTTTCAGCGCAAGGCCTGCGTGAGGCCCTGACGCTGGGTGCGGCCGCTGGCCTGGACGGTTCCGCAACCCTCGACATGCTGGATTCGACTGGCTTGGCTTTCATCGCGAACATGAAGCGCCCATTCGTTGAGGGCGAGCGGGAGAGTTCGCCCGGCGATTTCACGGTGGACGCGATCGCTAAGGACGCTCGGTTGATGCTCGATGCCGTGGCTGGCTCGGAGCGTTTCGGTGAGCTGTACGAGCAGGGCGCGGTTGATGCGGATGCGTTCGATGCGAACATGCCTGCCGTGCGTGCCGCACTGGGTTCGCTAGATGCGGCTCAGGAGACGGGCCGCGGCGACCGCGACTTCTCCACGATCTTTGTAGACAGCGCAGAATAG
- a CDS encoding NAD-dependent succinate-semialdehyde dehydrogenase, protein MSQSYVGINPATGQVNNEYPHTTDAEISEALDKAVKGYKEWRAKSVKERGEILAKVADLFVERRRELGEIATKEMGKPFGEARGEAAFSGEIIRYYAENAEEFLADEVIKDDEDGKAVIQKRPLGPLVGVMPWNYPYYQVARFAGPNLMLGNVVLLKHAESTPDSALAIQKIMDDAGVPEGVYQNIFASHEQIASLIENPEVAGVSLTGSERAGREVGATAGKALKKSVLELGGNDPYVILSSEDPRQAARDAIAIRFENTGQACNSNKRLIVMEDIYDEFLDELIKETEKLQAHDPMEKGENVFGPLSSEKAAERLVEQLERAVSEGANLRVGGTRLDRPGFYVQPAVLTDIPKGTTGYSEELFGPVLSVYKVTSDEEALELANDTAYGLGSAVFAVEEGRAERFAEGIEAGMVGVNGTTFEDVDMPFGGVKGSGFGRELGALGIDEFVNKRLVCFNN, encoded by the coding sequence ATGTCCCAGTCCTACGTTGGAATCAACCCGGCAACCGGCCAGGTCAACAACGAATACCCACACACCACTGACGCCGAAATCAGCGAGGCCCTCGACAAAGCCGTGAAGGGCTACAAGGAGTGGCGCGCCAAGAGCGTCAAGGAGCGCGGTGAAATCCTCGCCAAGGTCGCTGACCTGTTCGTGGAGCGCCGCCGTGAACTCGGCGAGATCGCCACCAAGGAGATGGGTAAGCCATTCGGTGAGGCCCGCGGCGAGGCGGCGTTCTCCGGCGAGATCATCCGCTACTACGCGGAGAACGCCGAAGAGTTCCTCGCTGACGAGGTCATCAAGGATGACGAAGACGGCAAGGCCGTGATCCAGAAGCGCCCGCTGGGTCCGCTCGTGGGTGTTATGCCGTGGAACTACCCGTACTACCAGGTTGCACGCTTCGCCGGCCCTAACCTCATGCTCGGTAACGTCGTGCTGCTCAAGCACGCGGAATCCACCCCGGATTCGGCGCTTGCTATCCAGAAGATCATGGACGATGCGGGCGTTCCGGAAGGCGTCTACCAGAACATCTTCGCTTCCCACGAGCAGATCGCCTCGCTCATCGAGAACCCAGAAGTCGCAGGTGTCTCGCTGACCGGTTCGGAACGTGCAGGCCGCGAGGTCGGCGCAACCGCCGGTAAGGCTCTCAAGAAGTCCGTCCTTGAGCTCGGCGGTAATGACCCGTACGTGATCCTCTCGAGCGAGGACCCACGCCAGGCCGCACGCGACGCGATCGCGATCCGCTTCGAGAACACCGGCCAGGCATGCAACTCGAATAAGCGGCTGATCGTGATGGAGGACATCTACGATGAGTTCCTCGACGAGCTCATCAAGGAGACCGAGAAGCTTCAGGCGCACGACCCGATGGAGAAGGGCGAGAACGTCTTCGGTCCGCTCTCTTCCGAGAAGGCCGCAGAGCGTCTTGTGGAACAGCTCGAGCGCGCCGTCTCCGAAGGCGCGAACCTGCGTGTTGGCGGAACCCGCCTGGACCGTCCAGGCTTCTACGTTCAGCCAGCCGTGCTGACTGACATCCCGAAGGGCACCACCGGCTACAGCGAAGAACTCTTCGGCCCAGTCTTGAGCGTCTACAAGGTCACTTCCGACGAAGAAGCGCTCGAACTCGCCAACGACACCGCATACGGGCTGGGCTCCGCAGTGTTCGCAGTCGAGGAAGGCCGCGCAGAACGCTTCGCCGAAGGCATCGAAGCCGGCATGGTCGGCGTCAACGGCACAACCTTCGAAGACGTCGACATGCCATTCGGTGGCGTCAAGGGCTCCGGCTTCGGCCGCGAACTCGGCGCGCTCGGCATCGACGAGTTCGTCAACAAGCGCCTCGTATGCTTCAACAACTAA
- a CDS encoding APC family permease: MATSTEKLSRSESFSGKGLAAGKVGVLGAVVIGVSCIAPAYTLTSGLGPTISEVGTHVPAILLLGFIPMLLVAFGYKELNNKVPDSGTSFTWATKAFNPWIGWMGGWGLIAATVIVLSNLAAVAVDFFYLMLAQLFGNPSIAELTRNLWVNIPTTIVLISLAAWISYVGVEATKTVQYVLVLVQIIVLGGFVFMAFRGVNEGTAFDATPVSLDWFNPLSAGDFSVIAAGVSLSIFMFWGWDTTLTMNEETKDPKTTSARASLIVMLVIMTVYIGVALAVVAWAGTGDEGLGAGNPDNQESIFAALAGPVMGPFALAMAVGIMASSFASLQSTMVSPSRTLLAMGYYGALPPSFAKISPKYRTPSVATVFSAAAAGTFYIVTRLLSENALWDTITALGLMVCFYYGITALAAVWYLRRELFESTKTIFTRLIFPLLGGIMLLIMFFKTAYDSLDPGYGSGSSLGGIGMVFILGMGVLVIGVTIMVITAIKNPAFFRGETLPRVDSTTDTYMGDVVGEALERGEARTVGDTGEKIVAETNTAVKDEDRP; this comes from the coding sequence TTGGCCACCTCAACGGAAAAACTTTCGAGGAGTGAAAGCTTCTCTGGCAAGGGGCTTGCGGCCGGTAAGGTCGGTGTGCTCGGTGCTGTGGTGATCGGTGTTTCGTGCATCGCGCCGGCCTATACCCTCACGTCTGGCTTGGGGCCTACGATCTCCGAGGTGGGCACGCACGTTCCCGCGATCTTGCTGCTGGGTTTCATCCCGATGCTGTTGGTCGCTTTCGGGTACAAGGAGCTCAACAACAAGGTCCCTGACTCGGGGACGTCCTTCACATGGGCAACCAAGGCGTTCAACCCGTGGATCGGTTGGATGGGCGGCTGGGGTCTGATCGCTGCGACCGTGATCGTGTTGTCCAACCTCGCGGCAGTTGCGGTGGACTTCTTCTATCTGATGCTTGCGCAACTATTCGGGAACCCGTCGATCGCGGAGCTGACACGTAACCTGTGGGTCAACATACCCACAACGATCGTGCTGATCTCGTTGGCCGCGTGGATCTCCTATGTGGGTGTCGAGGCGACCAAGACCGTCCAATACGTTCTGGTTTTGGTCCAGATCATCGTGCTGGGTGGCTTCGTTTTCATGGCGTTCCGCGGAGTTAACGAAGGCACTGCGTTCGATGCGACCCCGGTGAGCCTGGACTGGTTCAACCCGCTTTCGGCGGGGGACTTCTCGGTGATCGCGGCTGGTGTTTCGCTGTCGATCTTCATGTTCTGGGGCTGGGATACAACCCTGACCATGAACGAGGAGACGAAAGACCCGAAGACCACCTCGGCTCGCGCATCCCTCATCGTGATGCTTGTGATCATGACGGTCTACATCGGTGTTGCACTCGCTGTGGTTGCGTGGGCAGGCACGGGGGACGAGGGCTTGGGTGCCGGTAACCCTGATAATCAGGAATCGATATTCGCAGCGCTTGCTGGCCCGGTGATGGGCCCATTCGCGCTCGCGATGGCGGTGGGCATCATGGCTTCGTCTTTCGCATCCCTGCAGTCGACGATGGTCTCGCCATCCCGCACCCTACTTGCGATGGGCTACTACGGGGCGTTGCCGCCGAGCTTCGCGAAGATCTCGCCGAAATACCGGACGCCGTCCGTTGCCACGGTTTTTTCCGCGGCCGCCGCCGGAACCTTCTACATCGTGACCCGCCTGCTGAGCGAAAACGCGCTGTGGGACACGATCACCGCGCTTGGGCTCATGGTGTGTTTCTACTACGGGATCACCGCGCTCGCCGCCGTCTGGTATCTGCGCCGCGAGCTCTTTGAGAGCACCAAGACCATCTTCACCCGGCTCATCTTCCCGCTGCTGGGCGGGATCATGCTGCTGATCATGTTCTTCAAGACCGCCTACGATTCGCTCGACCCAGGCTACGGCTCCGGCTCCTCGCTGGGTGGCATCGGGATGGTATTCATCCTCGGAATGGGCGTCCTTGTGATCGGGGTCACTATTATGGTGATTACAGCGATCAAGAACCCAGCGTTCTTCCGCGGTGAAACTCTGCCTAGGGTGGACTCCACGACCGACACCTACATGGGGGATGTGGTCGGCGAGGCCCTCGAACGAGGCGAGGCACGCACCGTTGGGGACACTGGCGAGAAGATCGTTGCCGAAACTAACACCGCCGTAAAGGATGAGGACCGCCCGTGA
- a CDS encoding TetR/AcrR family transcriptional regulator, whose protein sequence is MPKVVDHQARREHIVDAAWALIGREGFDAATMRDIAAEAGFANGAIKPYFGTKRELLEAVYESAVDRTNARARRACTQRTGRAAIEVFAREVLPLTPESREEAAGVVAFWGAAADSPELKAIHERAMRRWRERVAEWIMQAQTAGEFRPALCPHKAADALVTFLLGTQVMLTMESQNTRPESLTAQLHVLLDGFARDTETPAT, encoded by the coding sequence ATGCCTAAAGTTGTTGATCATCAGGCCCGCAGGGAACACATCGTCGATGCCGCGTGGGCGCTCATTGGGCGCGAAGGTTTCGATGCCGCCACGATGCGCGACATCGCCGCCGAGGCCGGCTTCGCCAATGGCGCGATCAAGCCCTATTTCGGGACCAAGCGAGAGCTGCTGGAGGCCGTGTATGAATCCGCGGTGGACAGGACCAACGCCCGCGCGCGCCGGGCGTGCACACAACGTACGGGCCGCGCGGCGATCGAGGTGTTCGCTAGGGAAGTGCTTCCGCTGACTCCGGAGTCCCGCGAGGAAGCCGCCGGCGTGGTGGCCTTCTGGGGTGCCGCGGCAGACAGCCCCGAGCTCAAAGCCATTCACGAGCGCGCGATGCGGCGCTGGCGTGAACGCGTAGCCGAATGGATCATGCAGGCTCAAACGGCTGGCGAGTTCAGGCCCGCGCTGTGCCCGCATAAGGCTGCCGATGCGCTCGTGACCTTTCTTCTGGGTACCCAAGTCATGCTCACGATGGAGTCACAGAACACTCGACCCGAATCTTTGACCGCACAGCTGCACGTGCTCCTTGACGGCTTCGCTCGTGACACAGAAACCCCAGCAACGTAG
- a CDS encoding amidase, giving the protein MIKVFDAGDVAADIIVEASIAELRTALEEGRVTAVELVRAYLDRIDAYDGELNSVIVRNPDALAEAEASDARRRTGKPASPLDGIPYTAKESYMVRGLTVSAGSPAFRDLVAQKDAFTIERLRSAGAICLGLTTMPPMANGGMQRGLHGRAESPYNRAYLTSAFASGSSNGSGTATAASFAAFGLGEETWSSGRAPASCNALCAYTPSRGVISMRGNWPLVPTMDVCVPHTRSMADMLEVLNVIVADDHTHAGDFWREQPWVEIPKASEVRPADYRELAQQRPLAGMRIGVPGMYINQDQHAGTGGDRTADAGVGGPMGQKIHTHPDVIALWEKARIVLEQAGASVEIVDFPVVSNYEGDRPEAHTISSRGLVSSEYLTDEVGYLAAWSWERFLRANAEATEAGNDNTAPRPATLADVDGAEIFPHPDGALEDRYVGFDDDIATYPDMIRERGFCELAEIPGIGEGIAGMNRIREIDFDEWMNRHSLDAIAFPTMADVGPADADTNPESADQAWANGVWVANGNLVPRHFGIPTVTVSMGAMRTGMPVGLTFAGLPYSDNTLLALAAQFEASHPARTTPNLTVTSKDSAANIGSK; this is encoded by the coding sequence ATGATCAAGGTTTTTGATGCCGGCGACGTTGCTGCGGACATCATTGTTGAGGCGAGCATCGCCGAGCTGCGCACCGCGCTGGAAGAAGGCCGGGTGACCGCGGTTGAGTTGGTGCGCGCGTATCTGGACCGCATCGACGCCTACGATGGCGAGCTCAACTCGGTGATCGTGCGCAACCCGGACGCGTTAGCTGAGGCCGAGGCCTCAGACGCCCGCAGGCGCACCGGTAAGCCCGCCTCGCCGCTGGACGGGATCCCGTACACCGCGAAAGAGTCCTACATGGTGCGCGGACTCACGGTTTCCGCGGGCTCGCCAGCGTTTAGAGACCTTGTAGCGCAGAAGGATGCGTTCACGATCGAACGGTTGCGTTCCGCCGGCGCGATCTGCCTGGGCCTGACTACGATGCCACCCATGGCTAACGGCGGAATGCAACGCGGCCTGCACGGCCGCGCCGAATCCCCGTATAACCGCGCCTACCTCACAAGCGCATTCGCGTCCGGTTCCTCGAACGGCTCGGGTACCGCGACCGCCGCGAGCTTCGCGGCCTTCGGGCTGGGGGAGGAGACATGGTCTTCGGGCCGCGCCCCGGCATCCTGCAACGCCTTGTGCGCCTATACGCCCTCCCGCGGAGTGATTTCGATGCGCGGGAACTGGCCGCTGGTGCCCACGATGGACGTGTGCGTACCCCATACGCGGTCGATGGCGGACATGCTCGAGGTCCTCAATGTGATCGTCGCCGACGATCACACGCACGCAGGCGATTTCTGGCGCGAACAACCCTGGGTTGAGATCCCGAAAGCCTCCGAAGTGCGGCCCGCTGACTATCGCGAGCTGGCTCAGCAACGCCCGCTGGCTGGCATGCGCATCGGGGTCCCGGGCATGTATATCAACCAAGACCAGCACGCTGGAACCGGCGGGGACCGCACGGCGGACGCTGGCGTGGGCGGGCCGATGGGGCAGAAAATCCACACCCACCCCGACGTCATTGCGCTATGGGAGAAAGCCCGTATCGTTCTTGAGCAGGCGGGCGCTAGCGTGGAGATTGTGGACTTCCCCGTAGTCAGCAATTATGAAGGTGACCGCCCCGAAGCTCACACGATTTCAAGCCGCGGGCTGGTCAGCTCCGAGTACCTCACTGACGAGGTCGGATACCTCGCAGCGTGGTCCTGGGAGCGCTTCCTGCGCGCCAACGCTGAGGCCACTGAAGCCGGCAATGACAACACCGCCCCGCGCCCGGCAACGCTGGCTGACGTTGACGGGGCAGAGATTTTCCCGCACCCGGACGGCGCGCTCGAAGACCGCTATGTGGGCTTCGATGACGACATCGCTACCTACCCGGACATGATCCGGGAACGCGGCTTCTGTGAACTCGCCGAGATCCCAGGCATCGGGGAGGGGATCGCGGGAATGAACCGGATCCGTGAGATCGACTTCGACGAATGGATGAACCGGCACAGCCTGGACGCTATCGCCTTCCCAACGATGGCCGACGTGGGCCCAGCCGATGCCGACACGAACCCGGAATCAGCGGATCAAGCGTGGGCGAACGGGGTGTGGGTCGCTAACGGCAACCTCGTCCCACGCCACTTCGGCATCCCGACCGTGACCGTATCCATGGGTGCGATGCGCACCGGGATGCCGGTGGGCCTCACCTTCGCGGGCCTACCGTATTCAGACAACACGCTGCTGGCGCTCGCCGCGCAGTTCGAGGCCAGCCATCCGGCCCGCACCACACCAAACCTGACCGTAACAAGCAAGGATTCAGCCGCCAACATCGGCAGCAAGTGA
- a CDS encoding primary-amine oxidase has translation MSQTITPTNATPGHHTLLTPAEVETAVNILREAGKFSEATRLAYIGLVDPDFDLPEDAPVNRLVRIYLYDAQEQKSYDATVSVTNGTVECHHEIDTQEYGELPVLAEEFPIVEALLSQHPEWIAAIEKRGLKVENVRVAPLSAGVFEYPEESGKRVLRGLAFVQEHEADSAWARPIEGLLGYVDVGNKEVMQVLDFFDHPIPEEHGNYMTPEDTGHPLRETQKPIVITQPEGPSFTVTNGNHVEWERWSLDVGFDMRDGLVLHNVCFDDPIKGRRRILNRASIAEMVVPYGDPSPVRSWQNYFDTGEYLIGQCANSLELGCDCLGDITYLSPTIADNDGKPVTITNGICMHEEDYSLLAKHTDDWAGTAYTRRNRRMVFSIFTTVGNYDYGFYWYLYLDGNIEFEAKATGIVFTSGFTGDPRYNSEIAPGLGAPFHQHQFAARLDFALDGGPSRIEEEDAVRVPVSEENPRGNAFTRKRTVLAKESDAVRDPDGSVGRAWVISNPESTNRLGHPVAYKLHPAGTPVLLADHDDSSIGRRATVMCHALWVTRYAKEEKYPTGDYPNQNPGKHGIKQWIEADRDIDTQRNVVWHTFGLTHFPRPEDWPIMPVDTVGFKLRPEGFFDRSPVLDVPPPEKQQVCCTSDGSDSNDAGCGC, from the coding sequence ATGTCGCAGACCATCACCCCAACCAACGCAACCCCTGGGCACCACACTCTGCTGACCCCAGCGGAAGTGGAAACCGCAGTGAACATCCTGCGCGAGGCAGGCAAGTTCAGCGAAGCAACCCGCCTGGCCTACATCGGCCTGGTTGACCCTGATTTTGATCTGCCAGAAGACGCCCCCGTCAACCGTTTGGTCCGCATCTACCTGTATGACGCACAAGAGCAGAAGTCCTATGACGCAACCGTGTCCGTGACCAACGGGACCGTTGAATGCCACCACGAAATCGACACCCAGGAATACGGCGAGCTCCCGGTCCTGGCGGAAGAGTTCCCGATCGTCGAGGCGCTGCTCTCCCAGCACCCCGAGTGGATCGCGGCGATCGAAAAGCGCGGCCTCAAAGTCGAGAACGTACGAGTCGCCCCACTGTCCGCTGGCGTGTTCGAATACCCGGAGGAATCCGGCAAACGCGTTCTTCGCGGTCTTGCTTTCGTACAGGAACACGAAGCCGACTCCGCGTGGGCACGCCCAATCGAGGGTCTGCTCGGATACGTCGATGTGGGCAACAAGGAAGTCATGCAGGTACTCGACTTCTTCGACCACCCGATCCCTGAAGAGCACGGCAACTACATGACCCCGGAAGACACCGGGCACCCGCTGCGTGAAACACAGAAACCGATCGTCATCACCCAGCCTGAAGGCCCATCGTTCACCGTGACCAACGGCAACCACGTCGAATGGGAACGCTGGAGCCTGGACGTTGGCTTCGACATGCGTGACGGCCTCGTGCTGCACAACGTGTGCTTCGACGACCCAATCAAGGGCCGCCGCCGCATCCTCAACCGCGCATCCATCGCCGAAATGGTGGTCCCCTACGGCGACCCGAGCCCCGTGCGTTCGTGGCAGAACTACTTCGACACCGGCGAGTACCTCATCGGCCAGTGCGCCAACTCGCTCGAACTCGGTTGCGACTGCCTGGGCGACATCACCTACCTGTCCCCCACCATCGCTGATAACGACGGCAAGCCAGTTACCATCACCAACGGCATCTGCATGCACGAGGAAGACTACTCGCTGCTAGCAAAGCACACCGACGACTGGGCAGGCACCGCCTACACCCGCCGCAACCGCCGCATGGTGTTCTCGATCTTCACCACGGTAGGTAACTACGACTACGGCTTCTACTGGTACCTCTACCTGGACGGCAACATCGAGTTCGAAGCGAAAGCCACCGGCATCGTCTTCACCTCGGGCTTCACGGGCGACCCGCGCTACAACAGCGAAATCGCCCCAGGCCTGGGTGCACCGTTCCACCAGCACCAGTTCGCTGCGCGCCTCGACTTCGCCCTGGACGGCGGCCCGTCCCGCATCGAAGAAGAAGACGCCGTACGCGTACCGGTCTCCGAAGAGAACCCGCGCGGTAACGCGTTCACCCGCAAACGCACTGTACTCGCTAAAGAATCCGATGCGGTGCGTGACCCGGACGGCTCCGTGGGCCGCGCCTGGGTCATCTCCAACCCAGAATCCACCAACCGCCTGGGCCACCCGGTTGCCTACAAGCTGCATCCGGCGGGAACCCCGGTGCTACTGGCCGACCACGACGATTCCTCGATCGGCCGCCGCGCAACCGTGATGTGCCACGCGCTCTGGGTGACCCGCTACGCGAAAGAAGAGAAATACCCGACCGGCGACTACCCGAACCAGAACCCGGGCAAGCACGGCATCAAACAGTGGATCGAAGCCGACCGCGATATCGACACCCAACGCAACGTCGTATGGCACACCTTCGGCCTGACCCACTTCCCACGGCCTGAAGACTGGCCGATCATGCCGGTAGACACCGTCGGGTTCAAGTTGCGCCCTGAAGGCTTCTTCGACCGCTCCCCAGTCCTGGATGTCCCGCCACCTGAGAAGCAGCAAGTGTGCTGCACCAGCGACGGCAGCGACTCCAACGATGCAGGGTGCGGCTGCTGA
- a CDS encoding agmatine deiminase family protein produces MTNQSAAYVMPPEWERHERTWMSFPTPNDTFGARGSESLERARDAWAQVALAVARYEPVVMVMDPEDEAEARARLGENVEYFAAPLDDAWMRDSGPTFVRNADGELAAVNWVFNGWGAQDWAAWEHDALLASRVAAHAGVPRVDSQLVNEGGGIHIDGKGTVLLTESVQMDPGRNPGVDREAIEREIHSKLGTTHAVWVPYGLTRDNGQFGTRGHIDIVACFTPAGDVLLHMQNNPEHPDYEVSRTIRSVLESATNAAGEPLRIIEVPAPQVLTDEEGWVDYSYINHYVGNDCVILCGFNDPNDQAAVEIMQEAYPGRTVELVDAREIFACGGGIHCITQQQPAVEA; encoded by the coding sequence GTGACCAACCAGTCCGCCGCATATGTGATGCCACCGGAGTGGGAACGCCACGAACGTACGTGGATGTCTTTCCCAACCCCGAATGACACATTCGGCGCGCGTGGCTCAGAATCGCTTGAGCGTGCACGGGACGCGTGGGCGCAGGTCGCGCTCGCGGTGGCTCGCTACGAGCCGGTTGTCATGGTCATGGACCCGGAAGATGAGGCCGAAGCGCGTGCCCGCTTGGGTGAGAACGTCGAGTATTTCGCGGCCCCGCTGGATGATGCGTGGATGCGGGATTCCGGCCCCACATTCGTGCGCAACGCAGACGGCGAGCTCGCGGCAGTCAACTGGGTTTTCAACGGTTGGGGTGCCCAGGACTGGGCGGCGTGGGAGCACGATGCGCTACTCGCCTCCCGCGTTGCCGCGCATGCCGGTGTGCCGCGTGTGGATTCGCAACTGGTCAACGAGGGCGGCGGGATCCACATCGACGGCAAGGGCACGGTCCTGCTGACCGAATCCGTGCAGATGGACCCGGGCCGCAACCCCGGTGTGGACCGCGAGGCAATCGAGCGCGAGATCCACAGCAAACTCGGCACGACCCATGCCGTGTGGGTGCCGTATGGCCTGACCCGCGATAACGGACAGTTCGGAACCCGCGGCCACATCGACATCGTCGCGTGCTTCACCCCGGCCGGCGACGTCCTGCTGCACATGCAGAACAATCCCGAACACCCGGACTACGAGGTTTCCCGCACCATCAGGAGCGTGCTCGAGTCCGCAACCAATGCCGCCGGCGAGCCGCTACGGATCATCGAGGTCCCGGCCCCGCAGGTGCTGACCGATGAGGAAGGCTGGGTCGATTACTCCTACATCAACCACTACGTCGGCAACGACTGCGTGATCCTGTGCGGATTCAACGACCCGAACGACCAAGCGGCCGTGGAAATCATGCAGGAAGCGTATCCGGGCCGCACGGTTGAGCTCGTCGATGCACGCGAGATCTTCGCATGCGGCGGCGGGATCCACTGCATCACCCAGCAACAGCCGGCGGTTGAGGCATGA
- a CDS encoding universal stress protein translates to MPVPSRRILVGYVATAAGRDALNLGIALAAGRDAELHVTMVAPEAEPYAAAVSQGAGYERVLRRQLQSWLDEALASVPEGVRAVGHVVSSSSDAEGLLSQARAVDAEAIVIGARAGGVLGRYRIGSVAQALLHSSHVPVVLAPRGYSGHGPLSRITALFGDRPGGMQVIAETLAAAEATETRVRLVTFAQASETGKSSAAHTGVPGAETMKAFVLEQLDRLGSGEHGERARAMISSGQATTEVVAGKEIEKSVRRLDWEPDEVVVVGSSRLAPAGRAFLGSHAARVLRAISVPMVVVPAPR, encoded by the coding sequence GTGCCAGTTCCATCCCGTCGAATCCTTGTAGGTTACGTCGCGACCGCGGCGGGCCGTGACGCCCTGAATCTGGGCATCGCGCTCGCCGCGGGACGCGATGCGGAGCTTCACGTGACCATGGTCGCCCCGGAAGCGGAGCCGTACGCTGCCGCTGTGTCTCAGGGTGCCGGTTATGAGCGTGTTTTGCGCCGTCAGCTGCAGAGCTGGCTCGACGAGGCGCTCGCTTCGGTCCCGGAAGGTGTTCGCGCGGTGGGGCACGTGGTGTCCTCCTCATCGGACGCTGAAGGCTTGTTGTCTCAGGCGCGCGCGGTGGATGCGGAGGCGATCGTGATCGGTGCCCGTGCCGGCGGTGTGCTGGGGCGGTATCGGATCGGTTCGGTTGCCCAGGCGTTGCTGCACAGTTCGCATGTACCGGTGGTTTTGGCGCCTCGCGGCTATTCAGGGCATGGCCCGCTAAGCCGTATCACCGCGCTGTTCGGCGACCGGCCGGGCGGTATGCAGGTGATCGCTGAAACGCTTGCGGCCGCTGAAGCGACCGAGACCCGGGTGCGGTTGGTGACGTTCGCGCAAGCCTCTGAGACGGGTAAGTCCTCGGCGGCCCACACGGGTGTCCCGGGTGCCGAGACGATGAAGGCTTTCGTTTTGGAGCAGCTGGATCGGCTAGGTAGTGGCGAGCACGGTGAGCGTGCTCGCGCAATGATTAGCTCCGGCCAGGCGACCACCGAGGTGGTGGCTGGCAAGGAGATCGAGAAATCGGTGCGGCGCCTTGATTGGGAACCGGACGAGGTTGTGGTTGTGGGATCTTCACGTTTGGCCCCTGCTGGGCGTGCGTTCTTGGGCTCCCACGCGGCACGTGTTCTGCGTGCAATCTCTGTTCCCATGGTGGTGGTTCCTGCACCGCGGTGA